From the genome of Phycicoccus duodecadis:
CGTGTGCACACCCCGACGGCACGTCACGTCTCGTGCGCTCGCTGCTGACCACGCTGGGCGACCGGGTCGAGGGACATCTCGCCGGCTCGTGCGGATGCGCCCACCCCTTCCCGGCGAGGGTCGCGTGAGCGCCCCCGGGGACCAGGCCGGCTCGCACGTGCTGCGCGTCGACTGGCCGGAGTGCCGGGCCCGCGGGCTGTGCGCCGAGCTGCTGCCCGAGCGCATCGTCCTCGACGAGTGGGGCTACCCGGTCGTCCTGGGCCCCGTGCCGCAGGACCAGCTGGAGCTCGCGCGGGAGGCCGTGACGGCCTGCCCCCGTCGGGCGCTGCGCCTGCTGCCGGGCTGAGCGGCCCTCACCACGACAGCGCGACGTCGAGCCGGTGACGAGGTCGGTGACGAGGTCGGCGACGAGGTCGGGACACGGTCTGCCCCGATGTCCCTGGACCGCGGGACATCCGGCCCGGGAGCGTCCTCCACGTCAGCAGGACACTCCACCACCTCGAAGGAGAACCGCGATGAGCGTGTTCACGCACAACCCCGCCCGGTCCGACGTCAGCGAGACGCCGTCCGCGGGCACCACCCACCCGGCCCCGCGCGGCTGGGCCGTCGCCGGCGTGGTCGCCGGGCTCGCCGGCCTCGCGTCCGTCGTCCTGTCCGGGATGGTCGACCCGGTCTACCGCGAGGACCTGCGCGGTGACGCCCAGGGCATGACCGACGCCCTGGGCGGGAAGGTCGGCATCCTGCTCGGCTTCCACACCGCGACCATGGTCGCCGCCGTCGCCCTGCTCGTCTTCGGGATCGGGCTGCACCGCCGGCTCGCCGCCCGGGCGACCGGCTCCCTCGCCCCGGGTCTCGCCGCGGGCGGCCTCGTCGGCACCGCCGTCGTCCTCGTCCTCGGCGCCGGGCTCGACACCGAGTTCATCTCGGGGGTCATGCAGCCGGGTCTCGTCCAGCCCTCCGCCGCGGTGTTCTACAACCACTGGGTCGGCACGATCCCGTGGTGCTGGGTGCTCGCCGGCCTCGCGGGCACCGCGCT
Proteins encoded in this window:
- a CDS encoding ferredoxin; this translates as MSAPGDQAGSHVLRVDWPECRARGLCAELLPERIVLDEWGYPVVLGPVPQDQLELAREAVTACPRRALRLLPG